Part of the Calditrichota bacterium genome, AGAAGGATTTTTGAAAGCAATGGCTCCGAAACTTGAAGTTTTTTCCGCCGGTACAGAGCCTGCGAGCCGGGTACATCCTTTTGCAATCAAGGTGATGGAGGAAGAAGGCGTGGATATTTCGCAAAATGAGCCGAAGAATGTCAGTCACTATCTCAATCGTTCATTTGATTATGTGATTACTGTCTGCGACCATGCCAAAGAAACCTGCCCCGTCTTTTTAGGAGAAGTGAAAAATCGGCTCCACGTCGGATTTGAGGATCCGGCAGAAGCGACCGGCGCGGAAGAAGAAGTTTTACAAGTATTTCGCCGCGTCCGGGATGAAATAAAAGCGGCGTTTGCAAAATTTTATCAAGAGAATCTAAAGTAGGATTCAGATTAACATTTCATTGGTCAGGCGCGTTTTGTTGTTGAAAATTAATCGGAAATTTATGCGAAAAATAGCGCTTTACCAGCCAATTTTTGCCTGCGCAAAATAAGAATAGGTGTCCACTATCCGATCATAAGCGTAAGCGCCGTCAATTTGAAAATATTTGCCGAAATTCAATCCCAGACCAAAGCAAAAATTTTCATCCGCATAGCCGCCGCGCAGGGCAAATTGAAAATCGTGTTTCCAGAAATTAATGCGATACTCGCTGCCCAGTCGGATGCGCTCGGTGGTATGATCGTAGCGAGAGTCATTTTCAAACAAATCGACCCAATCCAGCGCCACGTCCCAGTTTTTTGTGATGGGATGGCTGACGCCGATGCTGGCGATAAATGGCGATTTTAATTTAAAAGGCCTGTCAACAGAGATGTAGCGATAAGCGCTGACCAGCGCCGTGTCGCCGTCGGCATTCGTGATGATTTGTCCCTGTGCGTCTCTGTCGTAATAAATTTTTGGCGTACGAAAATCAGTGTGGATTGTTTGTTCGATAGATTTGATCGGAAAAATATTTTGCAACGAAAGTCCGAAATTAGTGCCAAACGGCGTTTGATAAGCGCAGCCCACATCGGCAGTCACGCCGTAGATTTCGGTTTCCAGAACAGACAGCGCTTCGTCTAAAATCTGATCGTAATTCAT contains:
- a CDS encoding arsenate reductase ArsC, which translates into the protein MISVLILCTGNSCRSQMAEGFLKAMAPKLEVFSAGTEPASRVHPFAIKVMEEEGVDISQNEPKNVSHYLNRSFDYVITVCDHAKETCPVFLGEVKNRLHVGFEDPAEATGAEEEVLQVFRRVRDEIKAAFAKFYQENLK